One Bradyrhizobium sp. ISRA464 genomic window carries:
- the glk gene encoding glucokinase, with product MDQALLADVGGTNARFALLDQGTIGPTTHMKVADYETPAEAMAAFLDQQGARATTGFAIMDVAGPIENQRVTLTNSRWTFDAAELQHLFGFRAVHLLNDFEAMAWSLPALTAHDLVKLGGQDPVAGGPMLVVGPGTGFGASCLMRRGASSLAVVTEAGHATLPATSEREEQVIARMRSQFGHVSIERALSGSGLENLYRAINAIDGAGAPARDAASIVHAAASERCATSRAALDMFCCFLGNVCGNLTLTFSASGGLYLAGGILPRFVDYLARSEFRNRFEGKGRFGAYLRRVPVNIIVTPDTAFAGLKTFFEMNVSTSDRPLAPAQ from the coding sequence ATGGATCAAGCCTTGCTCGCCGACGTCGGCGGCACCAATGCGCGGTTCGCGCTGCTCGATCAGGGGACGATTGGCCCGACCACGCATATGAAGGTGGCCGATTACGAGACCCCGGCCGAGGCCATGGCGGCCTTCCTGGATCAGCAGGGCGCACGAGCCACCACCGGCTTCGCCATCATGGATGTCGCGGGGCCGATCGAGAACCAGCGCGTCACCCTGACCAACAGCCGGTGGACGTTCGACGCCGCCGAACTGCAACACCTGTTCGGCTTTCGCGCAGTGCATCTTCTCAATGATTTCGAGGCCATGGCGTGGTCGCTGCCGGCGCTGACCGCGCATGATTTGGTCAAGCTCGGCGGGCAGGATCCGGTCGCCGGCGGGCCGATGCTGGTGGTCGGTCCGGGGACCGGCTTTGGCGCGTCCTGCCTGATGCGGCGCGGCGCCTCGTCGCTGGCGGTCGTCACCGAAGCCGGCCACGCCACCCTGCCGGCAACATCGGAGCGGGAAGAGCAGGTGATCGCGCGCATGCGCAGCCAGTTCGGCCACGTCTCGATCGAGCGGGCGCTGTCCGGGTCCGGGCTGGAGAACCTCTATCGCGCCATCAATGCCATCGATGGCGCCGGCGCGCCCGCGCGCGACGCGGCCTCGATCGTGCACGCCGCTGCCTCCGAGCGCTGCGCCACCAGCCGCGCGGCGCTCGACATGTTCTGCTGTTTCTTGGGCAATGTCTGCGGAAACCTGACGCTGACGTTCTCCGCGTCCGGCGGCCTCTATCTCGCCGGTGGCATCCTGCCGCGCTTCGTCGACTATCTGGCGCGATCGGAGTTTCGCAACCGCTTCGAAGGTAAGGGACGGTTCGGGGCCTATCTCAGACGCGTGCCGGTCAACATCATCGTCACGCCGGATACCGCTTTTGCCGGGCTCAAGACGTTCTTCGAGATGAACGTGTCGACATCCGATCGCCCGCTCGCACCGGCGCAGTGA
- a CDS encoding FAD-dependent oxidoreductase, whose product MAEQSNGPAGPDLTQGVALGAFENDMLVGHVGEDEILLVRKDGQIFAIDAHCSHYHGPLADGLVVGGSVRCPWHHACFDLRSGEATRAPALSALSVWKVEQDGDRVLVRTKQEPHKAPQKLPADAPKRIVIVGGGAAGFAAAEMLRREGFDGAITMLSSDKAPPVDRPNLSKDYLAGSAPEDWVPLRPDDFYPEARIELQLKTEVTAIDSKASRVVLGDGKAVPYDRLLLATGAEPVRLPIPGADQPHVLTLRTLADSRAIIATAKTARRVIVIGASFIGLEAAAALRTRGLEVHVVAPEARPMERILGPEMGDFVRALHEEHGVIFHLGDTVTAIDGHRASLKRGGMLEAELVVVGVGVRPRLTLAEQAGLALDRGVTVNAHLETSVPGIYAAGDIARWPDAHSGESIRVEHWVVAERQGQTAARNMLGRKEPFDAVPFFWSQHYDVPINYVGHAERWDEIAVDGDIKGRDCLLRYKSKGRVLAVASVYRDLDNLRAELAMEQGETV is encoded by the coding sequence ATGGCCGAACAGAGCAACGGACCCGCTGGCCCGGACCTCACGCAGGGCGTCGCCCTCGGCGCTTTCGAGAACGACATGCTGGTCGGCCATGTCGGCGAAGACGAGATTTTGCTGGTGCGAAAGGACGGGCAGATCTTCGCGATCGATGCCCATTGCAGTCACTATCATGGTCCGCTCGCGGACGGGCTCGTGGTTGGCGGTAGCGTCCGCTGCCCTTGGCATCACGCCTGCTTCGACCTGCGCAGCGGCGAGGCGACCCGCGCGCCCGCATTGTCTGCACTGTCAGTCTGGAAGGTCGAGCAGGACGGCGACCGTGTCCTCGTTCGCACCAAGCAGGAGCCACACAAGGCCCCTCAGAAGCTTCCGGCCGACGCGCCGAAGCGGATCGTGATTGTCGGGGGCGGTGCTGCCGGCTTCGCAGCGGCGGAGATGCTGAGGCGCGAAGGGTTCGACGGCGCGATCACGATGCTGAGCAGCGACAAGGCGCCGCCGGTCGACCGGCCAAACCTGTCGAAGGACTATCTCGCAGGCAGCGCGCCGGAGGACTGGGTGCCGTTGCGGCCAGACGATTTCTATCCGGAAGCCAGGATCGAGCTTCAGCTCAAGACCGAAGTGACTGCGATCGACAGCAAGGCGAGCCGGGTCGTGCTCGGCGACGGCAAGGCCGTGCCGTACGACCGGTTGCTGCTCGCGACCGGTGCCGAGCCGGTGCGGCTGCCGATCCCAGGCGCCGATCAGCCTCACGTCCTCACCCTGCGTACGCTCGCCGACAGCCGCGCCATCATCGCGACGGCAAAGACAGCGCGGCGCGTGATCGTGATCGGTGCAAGCTTCATCGGGCTGGAGGCCGCGGCGGCATTGCGCACCCGCGGCCTCGAGGTTCATGTCGTGGCGCCTGAAGCGCGCCCGATGGAGCGGATCCTTGGGCCCGAGATGGGCGACTTCGTGCGGGCCCTGCACGAGGAGCACGGCGTGATCTTCCATCTCGGCGACACCGTCACCGCGATCGACGGGCATCGTGCCAGCCTGAAGCGCGGCGGAATGCTGGAGGCCGAGCTTGTCGTGGTCGGCGTCGGCGTGCGGCCGCGGCTGACGCTGGCCGAGCAGGCGGGGCTCGCGCTCGATCGCGGCGTCACCGTGAATGCGCATCTTGAGACCAGCGTGCCCGGCATCTACGCCGCCGGCGATATCGCGCGCTGGCCCGATGCCCATTCCGGCGAGAGCATCCGTGTCGAGCACTGGGTGGTCGCCGAGCGACAGGGACAGACCGCCGCGCGCAACATGCTCGGCCGGAAAGAGCCCTTCGATGCCGTGCCGTTCTTCTGGAGCCAGCATTATGACGTGCCGATCAACTATGTCGGGCACGCGGAGAGGTGGGACGAGATCGCCGTCGACGGCGACATCAAGGGCAGGGACTGCCTGCTGCGCTACAAGAGCAAGGGACGCGTGCTCGCTGTCGCGTCGGTCTATCGCGACCTGGACAATCTGCGGGCCGAGCTCGCGATGGAGCAGGGCGAGACGGTCTGA
- a CDS encoding lytic murein transglycosylase, with product MIRGSQLVTPALVAIAIVASLGAQANAAQCGNGPGGFENWKREFAEEARAKGVGPTAVGALMQTNYASATIAADRGQRSFGLSLEQFMAKRGAATIVARGRSLKQSHAAMFAQIEQRYGVPPGPLIAIWGMETGFGSQRGNQNMLSSIATLAYDCRRPEFFTDQLYAALKLIDRGAISPNQRGSMHGEVGQTQFMPKNILNYGVGNLDVAANALSSTANFLRAHGWRAGAGYQPGEPNFAAIEAWNGAQVYQKSIAIMGRQIDGR from the coding sequence ATGATCAGGGGCAGCCAGCTTGTAACGCCGGCGCTCGTCGCTATCGCGATCGTGGCGTCGCTTGGCGCGCAGGCCAATGCTGCCCAGTGCGGCAACGGGCCGGGCGGCTTCGAGAACTGGAAGCGCGAATTTGCCGAGGAGGCGAGAGCCAAGGGCGTCGGCCCCACCGCGGTTGGCGCGCTGATGCAGACGAACTACGCCAGCGCGACCATTGCGGCCGACCGCGGCCAGCGCAGCTTCGGCCTGTCGCTCGAGCAGTTCATGGCTAAGCGCGGCGCCGCGACCATCGTGGCGCGTGGCCGTTCGCTCAAGCAATCGCATGCCGCGATGTTCGCGCAGATCGAGCAGCGCTACGGCGTGCCGCCCGGGCCGCTGATCGCGATCTGGGGCATGGAGACCGGCTTCGGCAGCCAGCGTGGCAACCAGAACATGCTGTCGTCGATCGCAACGCTCGCCTATGACTGCCGCCGTCCGGAGTTCTTCACCGACCAGCTCTATGCCGCGCTGAAGCTGATCGACCGCGGCGCGATCTCGCCGAACCAGCGCGGCTCGATGCATGGCGAGGTCGGCCAGACCCAGTTCATGCCGAAAAATATCCTCAACTACGGCGTCGGTAATCTTGACGTCGCCGCCAACGCGCTGAGCTCGACGGCGAACTTTCTGCGCGCCCATGGCTGGCGCGCGGGAGCGGGCTATCAGCCCGGAGAACCCAATTTCGCAGCGATCGAGGCCTGGAACGGTGCACAGGTCTATCAGAAGTCGATCGCCATCATGGGACGGCAGATCGACGGGCGGTGA
- a CDS encoding YciI family protein: MLYAILAYHVEAEVKSWTAAEDASVMAGLREVHERLKGRLGPAARLGDTDKARTLRGPGQGMVIDGPFAETKEQLLGLYVIDCADEDAAIAAARDLRRANPTAVYEIRPVRLYLPGAPFPETASPTDA; encoded by the coding sequence ATGCTTTATGCCATCCTGGCCTACCACGTCGAAGCCGAGGTCAAGTCATGGACCGCGGCAGAGGACGCGTCCGTGATGGCCGGCCTGCGCGAGGTCCACGAACGGCTCAAGGGCCGGCTCGGTCCCGCCGCACGGCTCGGCGACACCGACAAGGCGCGCACCCTGCGCGGGCCGGGCCAGGGGATGGTGATCGATGGCCCGTTCGCCGAGACCAAGGAGCAACTGCTCGGGCTCTACGTGATCGACTGCGCCGACGAGGACGCGGCCATCGCGGCCGCGCGGGACTTGCGCCGGGCGAATCCAACCGCAGTCTACGAGATCCGCCCGGTCAGGCTCTATCTGCCGGGCGCGCCTTTTCCGGAGACCGCGAGCCCGACCGACGCCTGA
- a CDS encoding ANTAR domain-containing protein: MSKPSSFSLRGRKALVAIKDERDASIVRRQFERLGIDTIQWEPGGAVDGCADLALIDDEFLPLTAPAQRAFLGRCPVIALLGTETPSRLKLMLELDPATFLVKPLRSAGIYAALVMAFERNERTNELKQQVAKLEQRLRSRRVVLAAVLQVMHSHAIAEPAAFALIRRAAMEQRKTIEELSAEVTARGYLPRATG; this comes from the coding sequence ATGAGCAAGCCGTCTTCATTTTCGCTGCGCGGACGCAAGGCGCTCGTTGCCATCAAGGACGAACGCGACGCGTCGATCGTCCGACGTCAGTTCGAGCGCCTCGGGATCGACACCATCCAGTGGGAGCCCGGCGGCGCCGTCGACGGCTGCGCGGACCTGGCGCTGATCGATGACGAATTCCTGCCGCTGACCGCGCCGGCGCAGCGCGCGTTCCTCGGACGATGCCCGGTCATCGCCCTGCTCGGCACGGAGACGCCGAGCCGCCTGAAGCTGATGCTCGAGCTCGATCCCGCCACGTTTCTCGTCAAGCCGCTGCGCTCGGCCGGTATCTACGCCGCGCTCGTCATGGCGTTCGAACGCAACGAGCGCACCAACGAGTTGAAGCAGCAGGTCGCCAAGCTGGAGCAGCGCCTTCGCTCGCGCCGCGTCGTGCTTGCCGCCGTCCTCCAGGTCATGCACTCGCATGCCATCGCCGAACCGGCCGCCTTCGCGCTCATCCGGCGAGCCGCCATGGAACAGCGCAAGACCATCGAGGAACTCTCCGCGGAAGTCACGGCCAGAGGCTATCTGCCCAGGGCCACCGGCTAG
- a CDS encoding transporter substrate-binding domain-containing protein produces MTKPSIPVGIICSQHGPYQAMGRELLKSALMAVDEINNESDFDFSITPHVRDPRGVVSEYHTACDDLIRNVGVEHIVGCYTSASRKQVLPIVERTDRLLWHPARYEGFECSDNVIYVGASPNHNVLPLVRYVLENVTRHLFCVGSNYVWTWETNRVTRELVTAAQGSILAERLLELGESTVGHIVDEIVRRRPPAVFNTLVGSSSYDFIRAFHAATTSAGLNIPMLSCSLCEPELKVVGPASAGCITSSAYFESIRLPENRTFVARWKARYGDASSPCVDGQSTYVAVYLLARALQRAGTSNIGEVRRAAAGHRYNSPQGPVWIDGGNNHCVLTPRLAVSNAEGQFDIFWEADAPVRPDPYLTQLDVAVSPARETARDGASPNAPHLRVVK; encoded by the coding sequence ATGACGAAGCCGTCCATTCCAGTAGGCATCATATGCTCGCAGCACGGGCCCTATCAGGCCATGGGACGCGAATTGCTCAAGAGCGCGTTGATGGCCGTCGACGAGATCAACAACGAGAGTGACTTCGACTTCTCGATCACGCCCCACGTCCGCGATCCCCGTGGCGTCGTTTCGGAGTATCACACCGCTTGCGACGACCTCATTCGCAACGTCGGCGTCGAGCACATTGTCGGCTGTTATACCTCGGCATCGCGCAAGCAGGTGCTGCCAATCGTCGAGCGCACCGATCGCCTGCTCTGGCACCCCGCCCGCTACGAGGGGTTCGAATGTTCAGACAACGTCATCTATGTCGGCGCATCGCCCAACCACAACGTGCTCCCGCTCGTGCGCTATGTGCTCGAAAACGTCACGCGGCACCTCTTCTGCGTTGGCTCCAATTATGTCTGGACCTGGGAAACCAATCGCGTGACACGCGAGCTGGTGACGGCGGCGCAAGGCAGCATCCTTGCCGAACGGCTGCTTGAGCTCGGCGAAAGCACGGTCGGCCACATTGTCGATGAGATTGTGCGCCGCAGGCCGCCGGCCGTCTTCAATACCCTGGTCGGTAGCTCGAGCTACGATTTTATCCGCGCCTTCCACGCCGCGACCACAAGCGCAGGCCTCAACATCCCGATGCTGAGCTGCAGCCTGTGCGAGCCCGAGCTCAAGGTTGTGGGACCGGCATCGGCCGGCTGCATCACGTCGTCGGCCTATTTCGAAAGCATCCGCCTGCCCGAGAACCGCACCTTCGTCGCACGCTGGAAGGCGCGCTATGGCGATGCCAGCAGCCCCTGCGTCGACGGACAATCCACTTATGTCGCGGTCTATCTGCTGGCGCGCGCGCTGCAACGCGCGGGCACATCCAACATCGGCGAGGTGCGGCGCGCCGCGGCGGGCCATCGCTACAATTCGCCGCAAGGACCGGTCTGGATCGACGGCGGCAACAACCACTGCGTCCTGACGCCGCGGCTCGCCGTTTCCAACGCCGAAGGACAGTTTGACATCTTCTGGGAAGCAGATGCTCCCGTTAGGCCGGATCCCTATCTGACGCAGCTCGACGTCGCCGTCAGCCCCGCGCGGGAGACCGCAAGGGACGGAGCGTCGCCGAATGCGCCGCATTTGCGGGTTGTGAAATGA
- a CDS encoding amidase — protein sequence MPTTDLHYLGLIEVGQQIHARKLSPVEVTKAMLARIEQLDGKLKSYAYVMADAALAEAATAEKDIASGKIKGRLHGVPIAVKDLCWVKGAPAAHGMPIHRDFRPNEDATVVARLKNAGAIILGKLQQTEGAYADHHPKIDPPKNPWNADLWSGASSSGSGVATAAGLCFGSLGTDTGGSIRFPSAANGITGLKPTWGRVSRYGAFELAATLDHIGPMARSAVDCGAMLAVIAGQDPKDTTSVPLPVPDYLAGLSGDLRGVTIGVDRRWTSEGTDEAAGKVLSEGLRVAADLGATIKDIAFPDAVAVIEDWFPLCGIEVAVAHEQTYPSRKDEYGPALASLLDLGRAQSGMDYQKIVLRREAFRGAVRLLFETVDLIAVPAQAFAAPTLVKMATLGEDASLITGLLRFTCPFDMTGSPTVTLPGGFAPNGGPVAFQFIAPHFGEASLVRAGDALQRVTDWHKRHPAL from the coding sequence ATGCCGACGACAGATCTTCACTATCTCGGACTCATTGAAGTCGGGCAGCAGATCCATGCAAGGAAGCTGTCGCCGGTCGAAGTGACCAAGGCGATGCTCGCACGGATCGAGCAGCTCGACGGCAAGCTCAAGAGCTACGCTTACGTGATGGCCGATGCGGCGCTCGCCGAAGCCGCCACTGCCGAGAAGGATATCGCATCCGGCAAGATCAAGGGGCGGCTGCATGGCGTGCCGATCGCGGTCAAGGATCTCTGCTGGGTCAAGGGCGCGCCGGCCGCCCATGGCATGCCGATCCACCGCGACTTCCGTCCCAACGAGGACGCCACGGTGGTTGCGCGGCTGAAGAATGCGGGCGCGATCATTCTCGGCAAGCTGCAGCAGACCGAGGGCGCCTATGCCGATCACCATCCGAAGATCGATCCGCCGAAGAACCCGTGGAATGCGGATCTCTGGTCGGGGGCATCCTCGAGCGGTTCGGGTGTCGCGACCGCCGCAGGCCTCTGCTTCGGATCGCTCGGCACCGACACCGGCGGATCGATTCGCTTTCCCTCGGCCGCCAACGGCATCACGGGGCTGAAGCCGACCTGGGGGCGGGTCAGCCGCTATGGCGCGTTCGAGCTCGCGGCCACACTGGATCACATCGGACCGATGGCGCGCAGCGCGGTGGATTGCGGTGCGATGCTTGCCGTGATCGCAGGCCAGGACCCCAAGGATACGACATCCGTGCCGCTGCCCGTGCCGGACTATCTCGCCGGCCTATCGGGTGATCTGCGCGGCGTGACGATCGGTGTCGACCGGCGCTGGACCAGCGAGGGCACCGACGAGGCCGCGGGCAAGGTGCTTAGCGAAGGCTTGCGTGTCGCCGCCGATCTCGGCGCAACGATCAAGGACATCGCGTTTCCCGATGCCGTGGCCGTGATCGAGGATTGGTTCCCGCTGTGCGGCATCGAGGTGGCTGTCGCGCACGAGCAGACCTATCCGTCGCGCAAGGACGAATATGGCCCCGCGCTTGCAAGCCTGCTCGATCTCGGCCGGGCGCAATCCGGCATGGACTATCAGAAGATCGTACTGCGGCGCGAAGCATTTCGCGGCGCGGTGCGGCTGCTGTTCGAGACGGTCGATCTCATCGCGGTTCCGGCCCAGGCGTTCGCCGCGCCCACGCTCGTCAAGATGGCGACGCTCGGCGAGGATGCGTCCCTGATCACCGGACTACTCCGCTTCACCTGTCCGTTCGACATGACCGGAAGCCCGACCGTGACACTTCCCGGCGGTTTCGCCCCGAACGGCGGTCCGGTCGCTTTCCAGTTTATCGCGCCTCACTTCGGCGAAGCAAGCCTGGTGCGCGCAGGCGATGCGCTCCAGCGCGTCACCGACTGGCACAAGCGCCATCCCGCACTCTGA
- a CDS encoding acetamidase/formamidase family protein, whose product MSAEDWLKSSIMAKRAVAKGATGTTHSLTIEQQGGLHYVYGPYAKPTLSIDPGGVVVVETEDAFGGVLTSESDSPTAKLNFPYLNPQCGPIAVKGAKKGDCLAVYIMDVETRGAQPAGTTCIIPEFGGLVGTASTAMLNPPLPERVKKLHVDRNGVRWNDKITLPYEPFIGTIGVSPEIEAISSLQPDYHGGNMDLPDVAPGAILYLPVHAEGGLLYVGDCHATQGDGELSGVALEQRATVTLQVDLIKNWSFAWPRLETRDFIMTIGSARPLEDAARIAYRELVRWMSADYGFDEIDAYMLLSQAGRMRLGNMVDPKYTMGASILKNYLKT is encoded by the coding sequence ATGTCTGCAGAAGACTGGCTGAAGAGTTCGATCATGGCGAAGCGGGCCGTCGCCAAGGGCGCGACGGGCACGACCCATAGTCTGACCATCGAGCAACAGGGCGGCCTCCACTATGTCTACGGTCCCTACGCGAAGCCGACGCTGTCGATCGATCCAGGCGGCGTGGTCGTCGTCGAGACCGAGGACGCCTTCGGCGGCGTGCTGACCAGCGAGAGCGACAGCCCCACCGCCAAGCTCAACTTCCCTTACCTCAATCCGCAATGCGGGCCGATCGCGGTCAAGGGCGCCAAGAAGGGCGATTGCCTTGCCGTCTATATCATGGACGTCGAGACGCGCGGCGCGCAGCCGGCTGGAACGACCTGCATCATCCCGGAGTTCGGCGGGCTGGTCGGGACCGCCTCCACGGCGATGCTTAATCCGCCGCTGCCCGAGCGGGTGAAGAAGCTGCATGTCGACCGCAATGGCGTGCGCTGGAACGACAAGATCACGCTGCCCTACGAGCCCTTCATCGGCACGATCGGCGTGTCGCCCGAGATCGAGGCGATCTCCTCGCTGCAGCCCGACTACCACGGCGGCAACATGGATCTGCCGGACGTGGCACCCGGGGCCATCCTCTATCTGCCGGTCCACGCCGAAGGCGGGCTGCTCTATGTCGGCGATTGCCACGCGACGCAGGGCGACGGCGAGCTCTCCGGCGTCGCGCTCGAGCAGCGCGCGACGGTGACGCTCCAGGTCGATCTGATCAAGAACTGGAGCTTCGCCTGGCCGCGGCTCGAGACCCGTGACTTCATCATGACGATCGGCAGCGCGCGCCCGCTCGAGGACGCAGCCCGCATCGCCTATCGCGAGCTCGTGCGCTGGATGAGCGCCGACTACGGCTTCGACGAGATCGACGCGTACATGCTGCTCAGCCAGGCCGGCCGCATGCGGCTCGGCAACATGGTCGACCCGAAATACACGATGGGGGCGTCGATCCTGAAGAATTATCTCAAGACGTGA
- a CDS encoding urea ABC transporter substrate-binding protein, producing the protein MILGRRCGTALLGAIVAVAALSVAHAAEPPLKVGLLEDVSGDLAFMGMPKLHGSQLAVEEINKSGGILGRRIELIHLDPQGDNARYQEFGRRLLNRDKVDVLIGGITSASREALRPIVDRTTTPYFYTNQYEGGVCDANMISMGAVPEQQFSTLIPWMVEKFGKKVYVIAADYNFGQISAEWNRKIMKDLGGEVVGEEFIPLGVSQFAQTIQNIQKAKPDWLLTINVGAAQDSFFEQAAAANLNLPMGSSIKIMLGFEHKRFKPPALNNMHATANWFEEIDTPEANDFKKRWHAKFPDELYINDMGYNAYNALYMYKALVEKAKSTKLEDLRKVIATGAACIDAPEGKVCIDPKSQHTSHRMRLISVGLKHEVTVEKDYGTIQPYWLGEIGCDLTKKNDKDQYTPSHLPSKS; encoded by the coding sequence ATGATTTTGGGACGTAGGTGTGGGACTGCTTTGCTCGGCGCAATTGTCGCGGTGGCGGCACTGAGTGTTGCTCACGCGGCCGAGCCGCCGCTGAAGGTCGGCCTGCTCGAGGACGTCTCCGGCGACCTCGCATTCATGGGCATGCCGAAGCTGCACGGCTCGCAGCTCGCGGTCGAGGAAATCAACAAGAGCGGCGGCATTCTCGGGCGCCGGATCGAGCTGATCCATCTCGATCCGCAGGGCGACAATGCCCGCTATCAGGAGTTCGGCCGCCGGCTGCTCAATCGCGACAAGGTCGACGTTCTCATCGGTGGCATCACCTCGGCCTCGCGCGAGGCGCTGCGTCCGATCGTCGATCGCACCACCACGCCGTATTTCTACACGAACCAGTATGAAGGCGGCGTCTGCGATGCCAACATGATCAGCATGGGCGCGGTGCCCGAGCAGCAGTTCTCGACCCTGATCCCCTGGATGGTCGAGAAGTTCGGCAAGAAGGTCTACGTCATCGCCGCCGATTATAATTTCGGCCAGATCTCGGCGGAGTGGAACCGCAAGATCATGAAGGATCTCGGCGGCGAGGTCGTGGGCGAGGAGTTCATCCCGCTCGGCGTCTCGCAATTCGCGCAAACGATTCAGAACATCCAGAAGGCGAAACCCGATTGGCTGCTGACCATCAATGTCGGAGCCGCGCAGGACTCGTTCTTCGAGCAGGCCGCCGCGGCCAACCTCAATTTGCCGATGGGCTCCTCGATCAAGATCATGCTCGGCTTCGAGCACAAGCGGTTCAAGCCGCCGGCGCTCAACAACATGCATGCGACCGCGAACTGGTTCGAGGAGATCGACACCCCCGAAGCCAACGACTTCAAAAAGCGCTGGCACGCCAAGTTCCCCGACGAGCTCTACATCAACGACATGGGCTACAACGCCTACAACGCGCTCTACATGTACAAGGCGCTGGTCGAGAAGGCGAAGTCGACCAAGCTCGAGGACCTGCGCAAGGTGATCGCGACCGGCGCTGCCTGCATCGATGCGCCCGAAGGCAAGGTCTGCATCGATCCGAAGAGCCAGCACACGTCGCACCGCATGCGCCTGATTTCGGTCGGCCTCAAGCACGAGGTCACGGTTGAGAAGGACTACGGAACGATCCAGCCGTACTGGCTTGGCGAGATCGGCTGCGATCTCACCAAGAAGAACGACAAGGATCAGTACACGCCGAGCCATCTTCCCAGCAAGTCGTGA
- a CDS encoding branched-chain amino acid ABC transporter permease, which translates to MSAELFSLFYQFADVFAFLILSAAGLAIVFGMMGVINMAHGEFIMCGAYVTVGLVNLGVPLPIAQILAAVTAGLIGVVVEFLIVRRFYKRPLDSLLATWGLSLIVTQSMLLIVGSAVRGIGTPEGSFAIGEYTFSTYRLVLFGCAVAVLIGLYIIFMKTRFGVIARATMQNAAMAKALGARTGRIYVVSFGIGTGLAGLCGALYAPTMTLIPTMGATFVVESFVTVVIGGANVLLGTAPAAVFLAMIRMTLNASYGQIIGQIGMLFAVILVIRVLPEGLSSVLVRRGR; encoded by the coding sequence ATGTCGGCTGAACTCTTCTCGCTGTTCTATCAGTTCGCCGACGTCTTCGCGTTCCTGATCCTGTCGGCCGCGGGCCTTGCCATCGTGTTCGGCATGATGGGCGTCATCAACATGGCGCATGGCGAATTCATCATGTGCGGCGCCTATGTGACCGTCGGACTGGTGAATCTCGGCGTGCCGCTTCCGATCGCGCAGATCCTCGCCGCGGTGACGGCGGGGCTCATCGGCGTCGTCGTCGAGTTCCTGATCGTGCGGCGCTTCTACAAGCGTCCGCTCGATTCCCTGCTTGCCACGTGGGGTCTCAGCCTGATCGTGACGCAGTCGATGCTGCTGATCGTCGGCTCCGCGGTGCGAGGCATCGGGACCCCCGAAGGGAGCTTTGCGATCGGTGAGTATACGTTCTCGACCTACCGGCTCGTGCTGTTCGGATGTGCGGTAGCGGTGCTCATCGGTCTCTACATCATCTTCATGAAGACACGCTTCGGCGTGATCGCACGGGCGACGATGCAGAACGCGGCGATGGCGAAGGCGCTGGGCGCCCGGACGGGCCGGATCTATGTGGTCAGCTTCGGCATCGGCACGGGGCTGGCGGGCCTCTGCGGCGCGCTGTATGCGCCGACCATGACGCTGATCCCGACGATGGGCGCGACCTTCGTGGTGGAGAGTTTCGTCACCGTCGTGATCGGCGGCGCCAATGTGCTGCTCGGAACGGCGCCGGCGGCGGTGTTCCTGGCGATGATCCGGATGACGCTGAACGCGAGCTACGGCCAGATCATCGGGCAGATCGGCATGCTGTTTGCAGTCATCCTAGTCATTCGTGTCCTGCCCGAAGGACTGTCCAGCGTGCTGGTGCGTCGTGGGCGCTAG